The following are encoded together in the Prionailurus viverrinus isolate Anna chromosome B3, UM_Priviv_1.0, whole genome shotgun sequence genome:
- the LOC125167759 gene encoding putative uncharacterized protein FLJ45840, protein MARHARARRTLALRRGEGGDAEAPALAPAPADVRTQAWLRPRGPRLLPGRGGWRLAAGGGGEGAEEGGRERGGRLPPASVRRGSAPASERKQSPAPPPRPLLPLLSQQRGVRHRVAQRRRVTPLGVTAPRPAAPAWSVGRPQGPAWLWERGAAGIAFSVPAAVPLWTDTGGPCSGGGRGLVVTERKAPGHDGGCRRRP, encoded by the coding sequence ATGGCGCGACACGCGAGGGCCCGGCGGACGCTGGCCCTGAGGCGGGGAGAGGGCGGGGACGCCGAGGCCCCGGCTCTCGCTCCGGCTCCGGCTGATGTCCGGACGCAGGCCTGGCTCCGGCCCCGCGGGCCGCGGCTCCTCCCCGGGCGCGGCGGTTGGCGGTTGGCGGCTGGCGGCGGCGGGGAGGGCgcggaggagggagggagggagcgagggggCCGCTTGCCGCCCGCCTCAGTCAGACGCGGCTCCGCTCCGGCCTCCGAGAGAAAACAGTCCCCAGCGCCACCTCCACGGCCGCTGCTACCGCTACTGAGCCAACAAAGGGGCGTGCGTCACCGCGTCGCGCAGCGTCGTCGCGTCACTCCTCTTGGCGTcaccgcgccccgccccgccgcccctgCGTGGAGTGTGGGGAGACCCCAAGGCCCGGCCTGGCTATGGGAGCGCGGCGCCGCGGGAATCGCCTTCTCGGTTCCGGCTGCGGTCCCTCTGTGGACCGACACTGGTGGACCCTGTTCCGGAGGAGGCCGTGGCCTCGTCGTCACCGAGAGAAAGGCCCCTGGACACGATGGTGGTTGTCGCCGCAGGCCATAG